In Kitasatospora gansuensis, a genomic segment contains:
- a CDS encoding type II toxin -antitoxin system TacA 1-like antitoxin: protein MAGQDRREGAPDQGNVTEGGHDQDQISEPHADPHHRVDAERADADVRVVREAPTVTTAEFLHLRVPELDRPALPVDECIAALAERMYRPRSGTKRTLQLTCSAEPAERDLIDIAAARLGRSRSAFLADSALSVAQEVVKTGRPDGFVPLPDREAVDQLTQAVGTHQRAIDRAGNNLNQLMVEVYLGPIPERAMKVLEDLGACAAEARLAYQRVAPGGRRGA from the coding sequence GTGGCGGGGCAGGACCGGCGCGAGGGCGCGCCGGACCAGGGGAACGTGACCGAGGGCGGCCACGACCAGGACCAGATCTCCGAGCCCCATGCCGATCCGCACCACCGCGTCGACGCCGAGCGTGCCGACGCCGATGTTCGCGTCGTTCGTGAAGCGCCGACCGTGACCACCGCCGAGTTCCTCCACCTCCGCGTTCCGGAGCTCGACCGCCCGGCGCTTCCGGTGGACGAGTGCATCGCTGCGCTCGCTGAGCGGATGTACCGGCCGCGTTCCGGAACCAAGCGCACCCTCCAGCTCACCTGCTCCGCGGAGCCGGCCGAGCGGGACCTGATCGACATCGCCGCCGCCAGGCTCGGACGCTCGCGCTCCGCGTTCCTGGCGGACTCGGCGCTGAGCGTCGCACAGGAGGTCGTGAAGACCGGCCGTCCCGACGGCTTCGTCCCCCTGCCCGACCGGGAGGCCGTCGACCAGCTCACCCAGGCGGTCGGCACCCACCAGCGGGCGATCGACCGGGCCGGCAACAACCTCAACCAGCTCATGGTCGAGGTCTACCTCGGTCCGATCCCCGAGCGCGCGATGAAGGTCCTGGAGGACCTCGGCGCCTGCGCCGCCGAGGCCCGCCTCGCCTACCAGCGCGTGGCTCCGGGAGGCCGTCGTGGTGCCTGA
- a CDS encoding relaxase/mobilization nuclease domain-containing protein has protein sequence MVPDVSTGSRTRGLLSYLFGPGRRDEHTDPHIVAAFAMPGLPDPGRSPLDRHHALLDQLADYLDQPVRAREMRLGAMVPQHVWHCPVRTAPGDRYLTDAEWAEVARRIVNATGIAPDRDDKGCRWIAVRHADDHIHIMATTVREDGRRPRNKRDGQRAQAVCRKIEKELGLRQLNPGDGTAAPMPTSAEQAKAQRNGHQQTAKEWLLEQAQAVAAAVRDEQEYFSTLTALGIQIRYRIGPDSGDVLGYSLARPGDVNAQGDPVYFGGSKLSPDLSVNRLRERLAAQQPTVPERPAVEPDRWRQAETALVGTVRFAFPGQDGADEDAGGGDQDGAMQAQAAAFGELLHTAALTAPAHTRAELRAAATAFNRATRSKIRAEHQQAAALRSAAKELLHAAGSGKDGAAAAALLSTALFVLIAIARWHESRGHRQQAAAAQQALVHLRSAYRQAAEPVMADLTRRTPTPATTDRLAAHVHAAVPDHAQRILADPSWPALATALAQAETSGQPPHRALAEAARQRELTTADRPAEVLLWRLRNATTDRLDQRAHIALTRTGSHTPTAPATATPTTAPTGPQPAHDHTRRR, from the coding sequence GTGGTGCCTGACGTCTCCACCGGCTCCCGCACCCGCGGCCTGCTCTCCTACCTCTTCGGCCCCGGCCGGCGCGACGAGCACACCGACCCGCATATCGTCGCCGCCTTCGCTATGCCCGGCCTGCCCGACCCCGGCCGATCCCCCCTCGACCGGCACCACGCCCTCCTCGACCAGCTCGCCGACTACCTCGACCAGCCCGTCCGTGCCCGCGAGATGCGCCTCGGTGCGATGGTGCCGCAGCACGTGTGGCACTGCCCCGTCCGCACCGCGCCCGGCGACCGGTACCTCACCGACGCCGAGTGGGCCGAGGTCGCCCGCCGGATCGTCAACGCCACCGGCATCGCCCCCGACCGGGACGACAAGGGCTGCCGGTGGATCGCGGTCCGGCACGCCGACGACCACATCCACATCATGGCCACCACCGTGCGCGAGGACGGCCGCCGGCCCCGCAACAAGCGCGACGGCCAGCGCGCCCAGGCCGTGTGCCGCAAGATCGAGAAGGAACTCGGTCTGCGGCAGCTCAACCCCGGGGACGGCACCGCCGCGCCGATGCCCACCAGCGCCGAGCAGGCCAAGGCCCAGCGCAACGGGCATCAGCAGACCGCGAAGGAGTGGCTGCTGGAGCAGGCCCAGGCGGTCGCCGCAGCCGTCCGCGACGAGCAGGAGTACTTCTCCACCCTCACCGCGCTCGGCATCCAGATCCGCTACCGCATCGGCCCCGACAGCGGCGACGTCCTCGGCTACAGCCTCGCCCGGCCCGGCGACGTCAACGCCCAGGGCGATCCCGTCTACTTCGGCGGCTCCAAGCTCTCCCCCGACCTGTCCGTCAACCGCCTGCGCGAACGCCTCGCCGCTCAGCAGCCCACCGTGCCCGAGCGGCCGGCGGTCGAGCCGGACCGGTGGCGGCAGGCGGAGACCGCCCTCGTCGGCACGGTCCGCTTCGCCTTCCCCGGCCAGGACGGTGCCGACGAGGACGCGGGTGGTGGCGATCAGGACGGCGCGATGCAGGCCCAGGCCGCCGCGTTCGGTGAGCTCCTCCACACCGCCGCCCTCACCGCACCCGCCCACACCCGCGCCGAACTACGGGCCGCCGCAACCGCGTTCAACCGCGCCACCCGATCCAAGATCCGCGCCGAACACCAGCAGGCCGCCGCCCTCCGCTCGGCCGCCAAGGAACTCCTCCACGCCGCTGGCTCCGGCAAGGACGGCGCCGCAGCCGCGGCCCTGCTGTCCACCGCCCTGTTCGTCCTGATCGCCATCGCCCGCTGGCACGAGAGCCGAGGCCACCGCCAGCAGGCCGCAGCCGCCCAACAGGCCCTCGTCCACCTGCGGAGCGCCTACCGGCAGGCCGCCGAACCCGTCATGGCCGACCTCACCCGCCGAACCCCCACCCCCGCCACCACCGACCGCCTCGCCGCCCACGTCCACGCCGCCGTCCCCGACCACGCCCAGCGCATCCTCGCCGACCCCTCCTGGCCCGCCCTGGCCACCGCCCTCGCCCAAGCCGAAACCTCCGGCCAACCACCCCACCGAGCCCTCGCCGAAGCCGCCCGGCAACGGGAGTTGACCACCGCCGACCGCCCCGCCGAAGTCCTCCTGTGGCGACTGCGCAACGCCACCACCGACCGCCTCGACCAACGCGCCCACATCGCACTCACCCGCACCGGAAGCCACACCCCCACGGCGCCCGCGACCGCGACGCCCACCACCGCACCGACCGGCCCCCAGCCCGCCCACGACCACACCCGCCGACGCTGA